CTTATATGAGACATTATTGAATCATCATGTGTATAGAAAATATGTGGAACTTAACATGCGATCGAAATTGAGTCAAAGAAATGCTTTGAAATAAAATTCCTCCGTCTCTTCATTTAAGATGAAGATTTGATGCAAAGGAACGAGACCTTATTTTTATGTTCCACATGGGTGTGTTTTTGTTAGACAGACCCCCACTGTGGGTTACAATCAGAGGGATGTGTGTGGTGGCTTTAGGTTTATGATTTGAAATTTGGATTTTTCTCAACCATTGTGTGTGGTGGCAATTACAGTTGCATAAGAGTTTACATCAAACAAAGGGATGGTGCGAATGTAGTCGGTATTTTGTTACTGCATTATAGTTGGTCACATTTGAGTTGTTCAATAGAAGATCAGAAGTTAGAtttaaaattaagttttatatttaaaaaggtAACAAAAATTTGAACTTAAGATCTTAACCGTTCAATCTTGATCGAACAATCAGTATGTACTAATTGACTGCACTTAATCCATTTCTCAAACAAAGTCATAATATcgataatgatatttttttaccaGCAAAAAGAGAAGATATATTAATGAGTAAAATGTTGTATTGTAGGAACGTTTGATAAACTGGAATGCAGAGTTTGTTCTCatgatttttcatttctttatatttttgtgtatatGATTTCTTTACATTTGTTtaccttttaaaataaaaatataaaatacaaacaaaaaatgagtCGCACTTAATCAATTATGTCCCGGTCTTTGTTCAGTGTCACTTATTCTTTTATTTAAGTGTgtgccaaaaataaaatttttacaCTAAAAGTGacaattttcaaacttttcaCCACTTTTCAAGTCAAAATATcgaaactgatttttttaataagtggtCTAaagacattatttatttttctaatatatgaatttttaagtaGAAATATACATCTTAATATCTTAAtttctgaaaagaaaaaaatattaataacattttatttttattaacacCACAAGCATCTCGcttcatatttaatttcttttcaaGGATATTGAAGACTTTACTTTATTATCTTTAACACAAACACAAAGCCTTTACCTTTTCAATGGGTGTTTAGTGGGCGTGGAAGAATCAAAATTTGATAAGTTTGAAAAATGAGACTTGGTCCTTAAATAGACAATACTACAACATTCAAAGCATGATCGATGATTTCATGTCGTGCTTCGCTCATTCTTTTGTTGATGCAATGAATTTGTCAAATGGAATAACAACTATTGTTGCATCATCCTTATTGTTGATGGAAGTTGTCTTGATTCTCCTGTTCGAGCCGACTTTGGGGTCTTATCAGAAATAACTCGGACTACTATTTATCAGGGTATTCTGACTTTATCCATGGGTCTTTGGACATCATGCTAACTGAATTATATGCAATTTATCATGGCCTCATTCTTTCAAAGGATATGGTCATTGGAGAACTTGTTTGCTACTCCGACTCCTTACATTGCATCAACCTTATCAAATGTCTCATTTCTAAGTTTCATGTTCATGTTGTGTTGATTCAAAACATAAAGGAACCACTCTCTCACAAAAATGTTACTCTTTGCCGCACTCTAACATTCTAAGAGAGGGAAACCAATGCTCTAACTTGACTTCTTAGCAAAGTTAtgagcttcttcagatgttgatCTAATAATTGACAATTCTCCTCTGATAGGCATGCTTGATCTTGTTTGGAGCGACAAATTTTGAATTGTCTTCATTAGGGAATAGTCCCCCCgggtcttcttttttttctttttctaattagCATTGTAACTAAAAACACAgatagaaaaatagaaataatctcatttaatttttatgatatattcaaaaaaataattgtacttCGTAAATtactctttcttttcatttactGTTTCTTTTCATTTACTGTTGTAAAAGAACTTACTTTCATTGAAtgatattattttgaaaataatattttttttaagcaacatTAATTAGTATCAAGAGTAATTAAGGATAGTTTGGAGGAGGAATGTATAATAatgtcaaaattttaatttttttttgtttacaatgaagctgagatcgaacccagaacctcTAGCATACTGCccaaaacataatttatttactaAATAACGGATaagatcaaaattttaaatcaattactAATATTGATTTAAACAAAACATAATTTAAGATCTAAAAACTTGATTAAAATCATCCTTAAACACTGAATTAAAATCCCCTAATTTTAAACTGTGGACGCGAGGAAGAAAGTTCAAGAattcttatttactttaaaaaccAGTAGCTTACTTGAAGAAGGTAACAAACATCTATGACTATAACAAGTCCTGGCCATCATTACTATTCACTGTACAATAATATAAGCTAACTTACTTGTTCACACATATGTCAAAAAGCCTCAAAACACACACAAGTTTGGAAAGTACTTAGCTTTCATTTGCTATAGAGGGCAAAAACCTAGACCAATCTCTATCCCTAAAATCGATGCAGTGGTAAAGAAATGCAAGGAAATAAAGTTGGGGAAAAGAGTATTAAGCTCTTGGATAGCGTAAGCGACCTTTCTTCTTTAAGAACTCTGGTATCTCAACCAAACCACCATCAGTGAAAGTGGAAGATCGTCGACTGGCAATGGTATCTCCTTGTGAGAGTTGACTGGTCTGCAATTTTGGCAAAAACCACAATTATGGGTATGACATCACAGAGGGAGGAGGGTTAGGGGATTAAGACTTAAGACATACCTGTACGGGTCTCGCTTCACTTTCCTCCTGACGCTTGAATCCCGTGGCAATCAATGTTATGCTCACCTATATGAAACCAAATGACATGGTTCACCATGGGCATACAGTATACACAAATTAAACTGATGAAAAATGCTATTTGGTACAATTGTTTTCATTGAAGTTGCATGAAAGACTGAGTGAGAACAGATAGTTACttctaaaacaaattttacATGAAACTCACCATATAATGGTCATGCATTCCCTTTTTGGTACTCAATTTTGTACTAAATCATTCGCATTAGATTAACGTTGTTAAACTAATTATAGGAAATGGTAGTTTAACGAGGATTCAGCCCTAGATGTTGTAAACCATTGACTTTTCCTTTGACAAAAGTAGCACAACGATCCAGCTAAAGAATTTATAACTTTTATATCCAGGAGTGATTGCAGTATATCTGCTGTTTCTTTACACACTGATCACTGAGCCAGGGTAATGTTGCCTAATTCATTTCTAGAAAAACATTTGCATAATAACATATAGAAGTTCATAGATAAACAACTTTACATAGTTGTATTTACTTACTTGACCACTGAGCGATGGATCTATTACTGCTCCAAATATTAAATTAGCAGTAGGATCCACAAGGTCGTATATAACTTCTGCTGCGGCATTTACCTGTACATAATAAAAGGCCATCTTAAATAGAGGAGTATAGTGAATTTAATAGAGAGCAGATCACGAAGTAGCTAGTCACTCAGAGTTCAGAATAAAAAGCTTGTTCATTATATTTCTTTGCACACAGCATGGATGCCAAAGCATGCTTTACACAACCACTCACTTCAAAACTTAAGTTTATAAATAGTTCACTGGAAAAGTAAGataacataattattttaactGGACTACAGGACAGAGGAAACATCTTTttgcaaaacaaattataaacatCCATTTATTTCCaagttattaaaaataaatactctGGCCTTCCTGGCAACGATTTTCACAGGAATATTAGTAATGATAGAACACCTAGACCAAGGCAATTACAAAAACTGTTTGGTTAATATTCAAAATTCCTGGGAATTAAATTCCAGAAAATAACTAGAATATCTATTTAGTTTTCAATGCATATTCGCATAAATATGTTATAATTCGGAAATGCCCCTATTACACATGTTAATTTATTGTGTTTAAATGTAATTTGTGTGTTTTTAATTCAGTGCGTGTCTCAAATTCCATGATCCTTAGGTGATCCAAATTCTGAAGCAACAGAGGGAGAGTAaattttttaaaccaaaagaaAGGAGACAGAAACATCATGTGCACAGATGTAAATAACAAAGGTTTAATCTTATGCAAAGCTGAAAGAGCAAGAGGGGTAGCCAACTACCTCAAACAAGGTCAGATCACTTCCACCAGTTATGTTCCATACAATTCCAGTGGCCCTCTCTATACCAATATCTAGTAAGGGTGACTGGATAGCATTTAATGCAGCATCTCTTGCCCTCGTTTTCCCTTCAATACAAAAAGAAGCTAGATCATAAAtttcaataataaatataaCCATCAACCACAATGTGCTCATCAATTCTGAGCTAATCAATGGGTGGTATATGCCAACCAAAGGGTGTAATACATTCATATTTTAGTATAAGTTAACAGAATTTTAAAGTGTGCATGACTCAAGAGAGTTAAttacacaaaaaattgttttgtttggatttgttaTGTTAAGGAATAGTTTCAAGGCAATGCCAGCTATCCTCTAAAAGAACTTTCACTGCACAATCCTTCTGCTATAGACATGCATGCCATATGGTAAGCTAATAAAACatagggtcttgctaacaaGTACCGCTTGGGCACTTGTTAAGGAACCAAAAAGGGAAATAAAAGAAGAGTTTTGTCTtgaaaaatccaaaatttaaacttttatgGTGTTGAATGCACAGGTTTGAGTATCACACCACACTCTACACGTGCATTATGTAAGAAAAACACAGGTTTCAGAGTAATTAGTAGGGTCAAATAGAAGATATGGACTCGGGAGAAGCGTTGCAACCTAATTAGCGGTTTACATACATACCAGTTGCAGTTCCTATCCCCATAAGTGAAGAACCTGCATTGGCCATTATAGCTCTAACATCGGCAAAATCAACATTCACCAACCCGGGTATCTGCAAATTAACAATATTAACAagcatttataattttttaaaaatgacacCGTCAACTTTGAAACATGGGCAAAGTATAATTAGGACATCTTATTAGTGAGTTGGCAGAGGTTGTTTCATCAAAATGCCTAAAATTGATAACAACAAATATATCAATtctaattaataaattaataagcTAATGGTAACACAATTTTGAACCAACATTATAAACAACTCAATACCCACAGGTGAATTAGGGGACTACCGGATTTGTCAAAACAAATGAAGACCTAATTAAGTGCCCCTTCTCCcatccttttttttctttactactTTACAATCAGAATTTGACGTAACAAACTAAACAAAGCAACAACAGTAAGGTATTTGTTCATGTCCAAAGGAATTTATGATTACATACCGTAATAATATCAGAAATACCACGAACACCTTGTCGAAGAATATCATCAGCCAGATTGAATGCTTCAGTTACAGGGGTAGACTGAGAAACTGCAGTCAGCAACTTGTCATTTGGAATAACTATCAGGGTATCGACATTATCTCTTAAGGCTGCAATTCCTTCTTGTGCTTGAACTGCCCTCCTCCGTCCTTCAAACGAGAAAGGGGTTGTGACAATACCAACAGTTAGTATACCCATTGACTTTGTGATACCAGCAATAACTGGAGCTGCACCAGTGCCAGTTCCTCCGCCCATTCCAGCCTACATAAATAagttttgattttcaaatttaccaaaatataCCAATGACTAACAATTTGGAATTGCAGCTGTGTCTATCCCAATTCTGAAATATCCACATAGACAGTGACTAatgatcaaaattcaaaactgtAAAGACTAGAATTTTATACACATTATAATAATTTGTCTTCTAAAATTTATAAGGAATATAACAGAAAAAGTAATATAAATTGCGTAGGTTTCAAAAAACTTATATTATAATCTAATAAGCTATAATTTGAAGTCTGAACATCATACCACCACAGTATTTAAAATTGCAAATCTCTTACATTTTGAGAAAAAAGCAtaacttttataatttcaaaGTGACATCCGAGAGAAATGATACTTTCATAGCAGTTCTTAGATAAGTTCACAATCTAAGTGTAGTAATCTGTCATGAAAAAtacttttttgataaataaatgagTGAATGACAGTGCCTTCTCACACAAATGAGCTTCCAATTGAAGTGGAGATGCTAGCAACCTAGTTGTATGGGGATTGATGTATAAGGCAGTTTATTACTTTTACATATCAGAGAAGTTGCTACACATTGTAAGGAATTTAAGCAACTTTTATACATTAGTTCTCATTGATAAGCATGTGCCCaggttcattttattttaagtgaAGAGGTTTGGACCGACAGATATCCTGATTTGTTGATACTTTTGTTTTGACAGTGCAAACTTCTGCTTTACCCCCTATTAATGACCCCCCCTCAACCCAAACAGAAAAAAGCCCAATACTACTTAAGACTGAACACTGAAACGAATGTATAAGATAAAAAGCCTTACTTATAGTTGAGAATAATGCTGCATTCTTACATGTGGAAGACATGCAAAAACACCCAAAAGAATGATTGACATAAGTAGGAAAATAAACTATGCATGATGAGGTATAAGGGTCtgataactcaaatcaaacACTTGGATACTACCATAGAAAATTTAGAAGAGGCATGCAGAAAAGAGGTCTTCATAATGagccaaataaaataaaaaagattacaCCAGATTAGTCTAAGTCCTCGGATGTAGTCCCTAGATAACCTCTTTGTGGAATATTGAGGCCTATTTCTTCTCACACTACACAATATATGACCACATCCTTTCTTTTCCTATCAATTATATATTACTAAATCCTACTTTGAGTCccgaataacaaaaaataatgtattttggTATTGTAATCAAGCATATAAATCATGTCTAGCGATGGTAATATTTAGAAATGAGCACTGCAgtatactaaaaataaaattcataatgcTAAACTGTAATGTAGGTAACAACAGCTATAATTGAAGGAAAGTGGTCGAACATACAGTAACAAAGACCATATCAGCTCCATAAACCGCCTCTTGTATTGATTCTTTACTTTCTTTGGCAGCATTCATACCAATCTCCGGGTTACCACCGGCACCAAGACCCCGTGTAAGCTCTTGACCAATTGGCAATCGGTTCTCAGAATTGACAGGCGACATCCTCATCGCCTGAACATCAGTATTAACAATCCAAAACTCCACACCATTCATAGAACTCTCAATCATACGATTGACTGCATTCGacccaccaccaccaacaccaaTAACTTTTATCTTCGCTTCATTATAATTACTTGGAATAGAAGTGTCTTCCAATTCTTCATCCACATCTCCACCCGACGTATCCTTTCTCAGTCTATTCGGGTTATTCAATGCACCACTTCCTTCTCCTCTAAGCATCGAAATCTCAGGATGAAGATCCAAAAAAGGGTCTTTGCTATGATGATAAGGAGTCACACTATGCGAATTCGGTAAACCAGCAGACTTCACTTGAAACAAACCGCATTTTCTGTTACCACTCAAAAATCCAAACTTGTTTTCGTGAATTTTCACGAAAAACGGTTTATTAATTTGTCGATTCTCTAACAGTTTTCTTCCTCCATTAACAGCTAACACCCCTGCTGAATTTCGAGAATTCGCAGGTGCAAAACATGTTGCCATTGTTACAGTATCTAAACTCATGAGTTGTAATTAATGTATCAATTAAgagaaaaaaagtgaaatttaataTGTGAAAATTGCAATTCGGTTACAATTGTTTGTTCTAACACAcctgttgataaaaaaaaatacattaacagttaattaataattgaaatatTAGGGTGAAAGTAACTGAAATTCAACGGTAATAACgatgataataataatgataaaagtgaataaaatgcagaaaattgatgataatgaaGTTAAAAGCAGAAATTTGAAGAAGCGAAATGGGAATTGGTGAGTGATAAGTGAAAAATTGAGAGGGATGAAGAAGAAAACCTGAGGAATGGGATTGGGAGAAAGTGAGAGGAGTAGCATtcgagtgagtgagtgagtgatgGAACCAACAAAAAAGAGAGGGTTTTGTAGTGACTTCTTTTTCTTAGCTGTCCATTTTTGTTGATAATGAAATCATTTATTAGTCGAAAATGAACTTGTCGAAGTGATAAGGGTTTTGGTCGTAATGACGGTGAAAACTTCCTACcaatatgtaacaaaaaaaaaaattatcaaatatctATGTGAGTTGTTTATGTGAACTTAATTCTCAGTTGATTGAGATATcgtattataatttatttttttgaaaactcgaTATCCGGCACAAGGATCGACTAATTCGAGGGGGGCAATCTCACcgtccacttgcgggggcccgtTTAAAGCCAGAGTATTTTTACTCTGTATGGACTAACCCATCGAAATTGACACAAGAGataatcgaacctgagaccttgagagtaGTACACTCCcgtattataaatttatatatacaagaTTGAGGGTTTAAACTTCAAATATctcatttattcactttaaagaGTAAAATTTATAGCAGCTAAACaacttggaaaaaaaattgggttaaatatatttttgatccCTATAGTTTTCtagaattttcgttttagtctctgaagtttgttttcacactttttagtcacTGAAGTTTCATCGGTCAATGCTTTTAGtccatatttttcattcaactcgtgtatactttaacatttttgaatgatattttgtattcatgtttataatattataagaacatctccgataaaaatttagaattcttTAACATAAGGTGaattattttatgaatttttatgtgcaaaaaacaaaaaaaaaatcatatttaattcatcttttattaaaaaaaatataaacttttgtagcaaatattcatataatgtactaatcatgaccgcagaaaaaaaattaaattttcaaatggcacgcacgagttgaatgaaaagtaaatACTAAAAACATTTaccgataaaaatttatgaactaaaaaatgtgaaaacaaatttcatggactaaaacgaaaattttagGAAACTATAtgaaccaaaaacatatttaacaaaaaaaaaattaaatgagttAATTAACTTGGCAAAGTTAGTTATTATGCTTTcatcaaagattttttttttttatataatcaaAGAATGTTAATTTCTACTTAAATTACTACTACTAACAATGTTTTATTTATGGTTTACGGATCCAACCAACTTATGTTGAAAACATTTATGTATCTCTTAAAATTAGTACATGATTTAAAGCAACTTTGGTCTCTATTAGGGCGGATTCTAGTGTGGGAGACCATAATAGGTCTCTCACCGATGAGTCATGTGATATGTAGactggattgaatgtgtacatgatattatgatgtactgtcagtattaaattattattttttttgaaaaaaaagtttttgatattttttcgggAACAAATTAGCgatttttttcggaaaaaagttcccgacTTTTTAGggaaaaagtttcgatttcagataaatacaattccggagtttttctggaaaaaaaagtttccgttcttttttcgggaaaaaagttttggattttttccgaaaaaaagatttcgatttttctggaaaaagttCTGatgttttccggaaaaaagttcccgattttttggggaaaatagtttcgaaatgttcatCTGAAAAAATTTTGCTGatacaaaaaagagtgaaaaaacagaaaatatttaaaactttttttcgaATGAAATATTAGAACTTTTCCAGAAAaatatcgaaaactttttttcggaaaatatccgaaacttttttccgaataaaatatcggaactttattcccgaaaaaagaatggaaacttttttgttcatACAAAACCTctggaattgtttttatctaaaatcaaaaatttcCCCCcgaaaatcgggaacttttttccgaaaaaaaatcaaaaaaattttccccaaaaaagatcgaaaacttttttccgaaaaaaaatcgaaaattttttccccaaaaaagatcaaaaacttttttccgaaaaaattggaaacttttttttaaaaatagtaaataatataatactgacagtacaccataatatcacgtacacattcaatccgGTCCACAAAACACATGACTCATtggtgagagacctatcatggtctcccaccctagaatccCCCCTCTATTAGTGCCCCGATTCAGAAATTTTGATTTACTCGTTATTTTGACCATTTCTTTTGACAACGTGACAATAAAGTATTTACTCTGTATATTTGGTTACGACCCAATTTAACCAATTCATTTTAGTAAATTTAGGTTATTTGTTTTCATGTTGTGTCACTTAATTTATTGTCGCGAATCAAGTTAAATGTTTGATTGCAaattcgcaagtgcacgaattATTATCAAGTAGTAAAATATTGATTCCAAGAGATTGTGTTATTCAACAAGTACGAAAGACCTTAATGCTTAACATTACAAGAAAGTCAATGATTAGGGGGAAATCTTTTGAGATATCAATTGGTAGAACGTTTTcgaaattcaaatttagaaatGAGGTCAGATCTTCGACAAGTCGTCAAACCATGGAAACCGCGTGTAAATCAACCATAACGCGACGAATTTCTCAAGTGTTAAAATTGGATTAACATTGTGATAAACTTCAATTTCTTGAATGGTTTATCCTATCCTTTGCCTATAGTTTTCCAAACTCTTGGTTGAAACTATAGGTAACGGAGTCAATTAAGCTTGACAATCCCTAATTACACTAATTCATTCAAATTCTCAAAGGAATCAACAAGTGCACAATGAATTCAGATCGAATTTCAACCAATATTTTCATACAAATCAAAATCTAACATCAATTCAAACAATGATCAAGAGTTGGAAAGCATTAAACATCGAATTCATTGTATAACACTAACAAGAGAAATTCCTTACATTAATGGAAGATTACAACAGAATTACATGATTTAACTCCTAGTCTAGATCCAACCTCAAGAGGGAAATAGTTCTCCATGGTTGATTGAACAATCTTCAGCACCAACTCCCTTGAAACTCCTTCCATGGTGTTAGCTAGCTTCAcaattgatcaacattttacTTCAGAAACGAAGGATCTTGCAGCAATACTCAACTCTCAAGCTTGTAACTGAATTTTCATCCAAAAA
This genomic interval from Trifolium pratense cultivar HEN17-A07 linkage group LG6, ARS_RC_1.1, whole genome shotgun sequence contains the following:
- the LOC123890391 gene encoding cell division protein FtsZ homolog 2-1, chloroplastic-like, translated to MSLDTVTMATCFAPANSRNSAGVLAVNGGRKLLENRQINKPFFVKIHENKFGFLSGNRKCGLFQVKSAGLPNSHSVTPYHHSKDPFLDLHPEISMLRGEGSGALNNPNRLRKDTSGGDVDEELEDTSIPSNYNEAKIKVIGVGGGGSNAVNRMIESSMNGVEFWIVNTDVQAMRMSPVNSENRLPIGQELTRGLGAGGNPEIGMNAAKESKESIQEAVYGADMVFVTAGMGGGTGTGAAPVIAGITKSMGILTVGIVTTPFSFEGRRRAVQAQEGIAALRDNVDTLIVIPNDKLLTAVSQSTPVTEAFNLADDILRQGVRGISDIITIPGLVNVDFADVRAIMANAGSSLMGIGTATGKTRARDAALNAIQSPLLDIGIERATGIVWNITGGSDLTLFEVNAAAEVIYDLVDPTANLIFGAVIDPSLSGQVSITLIATGFKRQEESEARPVQTSQLSQGDTIASRRSSTFTDGGLVEIPEFLKKKGRLRYPRA